One region of Bosea sp. 29B genomic DNA includes:
- the otnI gene encoding 2-oxo-tetronate isomerase, whose translation MPRFAANLSMMFNEWEFLDRFKAAAEAGFESVEFLFPYEHAPEKVGLALAGGELEQALFNLPPGDWAKGERGMAALPGREEEFRAGVETALAYVHETGVKRLHMMAGLTDPNDPAAQTAYRASLAYAADKLAEHGIDLLLEPINGKDMPGYFLNDFDQAAAYVRESGRPNVKLQFDMYHCELIHGDVGARLEALYPLVGHVQIANAEGRHEPDGTRPDYPALFAQLDSLGYPGFVGCEYRPRAGTLEGLGWFSPWKKHA comes from the coding sequence ATGCCGCGTTTTGCCGCCAATCTCTCGATGATGTTCAACGAGTGGGAATTCCTCGACCGCTTCAAGGCGGCAGCCGAGGCCGGATTCGAATCGGTCGAGTTCCTGTTCCCCTATGAGCACGCGCCGGAGAAGGTCGGCCTGGCGCTTGCCGGCGGCGAACTCGAGCAGGCGCTGTTCAACCTGCCACCCGGCGACTGGGCCAAGGGCGAGCGCGGCATGGCCGCCCTGCCCGGTCGCGAGGAGGAGTTCCGGGCTGGCGTCGAGACGGCGCTGGCCTATGTCCACGAGACCGGGGTCAAGCGCCTGCACATGATGGCCGGCCTCACCGATCCGAACGATCCCGCAGCCCAGACGGCCTATCGCGCCTCGCTCGCCTATGCCGCCGACAAGCTGGCCGAACACGGCATCGACCTCCTGCTCGAGCCGATCAACGGCAAGGACATGCCGGGCTATTTCCTCAACGATTTCGACCAGGCTGCGGCCTATGTCCGCGAATCCGGCCGGCCGAACGTCAAGCTGCAGTTCGACATGTATCATTGCGAGCTGATCCACGGCGATGTCGGGGCAAGGCTGGAAGCGCTCTACCCGCTGGTCGGCCATGTCCAGATCGCCAATGCCGAGGGCCGGCACGAGCCGGACGGCACGCGGCCCGACTATCCCGCGCTGTTCGCCCAGCTCGATTCGCTCGGCTATCCCGGCTTCGTCGGCTGCGAGTATCGTCCCCGTGCCGGCACGCTCGAAGGCCTCGGCTGGTTCTCGCCCTGGAAGAAGCACGCGTGA
- a CDS encoding glucokinase codes for MSGPRFPHPVLVADIGGTNCRLSLVPTPGALHEPLARISTGAHPTPEAALGSVLSTLTVKPRSAILAVAGPLDGRKAQLTNASWYFDGPELGRALGFEQGLLVNDFEAIAASLAVLRDRDLFNLVRGQPEPEGPRLVLGPGTGFGAAALLRRGDTGMLVPTECGHIGIGPEDPTEVKLWPALAEGIPRVTIEELLSGSGLIRFHRAVMRQSDVAEPDVSAADVSALALDGNPGALMAVICFWRLLARVAGDLALGFKATGGVYLAGGIAPRILPLADKATIHAVFAGKPPVEDLAARFALNVITADDPAEQGLAAIAAASGRFGLDDPARLWFA; via the coding sequence GTGAGCGGCCCCCGCTTCCCCCATCCGGTTCTCGTCGCCGATATCGGCGGCACCAATTGCCGGCTCTCGCTGGTGCCGACCCCCGGCGCCCTGCATGAGCCGCTGGCCCGGATCAGCACAGGTGCACATCCGACGCCCGAGGCGGCGCTGGGCTCGGTGCTGTCGACGCTGACGGTAAAGCCGCGCTCGGCCATCCTCGCCGTCGCCGGCCCGCTGGATGGGCGCAAGGCCCAGCTCACCAATGCCAGCTGGTATTTCGACGGGCCGGAGCTCGGCCGCGCGCTCGGCTTCGAGCAGGGCTTGCTGGTCAATGATTTCGAGGCGATCGCCGCTTCGCTGGCCGTGCTCAGGGACCGCGATCTGTTCAATCTCGTCCGCGGCCAGCCGGAACCCGAGGGCCCGCGCCTCGTGCTCGGCCCCGGCACCGGCTTCGGCGCTGCCGCCCTCTTGCGGCGCGGCGACACCGGCATGCTGGTGCCGACCGAATGCGGCCATATCGGCATCGGCCCGGAGGATCCGACCGAGGTGAAGCTCTGGCCGGCGCTGGCCGAGGGCATCCCGCGCGTCACGATCGAGGAATTGCTCAGCGGCAGCGGCCTCATCCGCTTCCATCGCGCGGTGATGCGCCAGTCCGACGTCGCCGAGCCCGATGTCAGCGCCGCCGACGTGAGCGCGCTGGCGCTAGACGGCAATCCCGGCGCACTGATGGCCGTGATCTGCTTCTGGCGGCTGCTGGCCCGCGTCGCCGGCGATCTCGCGCTCGGCTTCAAGGCGACGGGCGGCGTCTACCTGGCAGGCGGAATCGCGCCGCGCATCCTGCCGCTCGCCGACAAGGCGACGATCCACGCTGTCTTCGCCGGCAAGCCGCCGGTCGAGGATCTCGCCGCCCGCTTCGCGCTCAACGTCATCACTGCCGATGATCCCGCCGAACAGGGACTCGCCGCCATCGCCGCAGCTTCCGGCCGCTTCGGCCTCGACGATCCCGCGCGCTTGTGGTTTGCCTGA
- a CDS encoding acyltransferase: protein MPQLYGIQVLRALAALMVAVHHVQADAGFLAARAGTAFTPSHALPWSAGVDLFFVISGFIMVHSSAGLFGKPDGAHLFIARRIARIVPLYWAATTLFLVVLLASPALLNSGAPNLQQIAASYLFWPTANAAGELQPVYSLGWTLNYEMLFYVLFGAALLAPGRLVVPLVTVALAGLVGAQALAGPLVLPFSFWGQPIVLEFAAGMAVGLLRQNGLRLDGRLRWLMAAAGIALFVLASGDGWAQTSWGALALRGPGALLLVAAAACGRNVTAPSALVRSLALLGDASYALYLVHPFAMRALREVFARLAPSATGFFIVLALVAAVLAALAVYQWFERPMTKAVRRALRA from the coding sequence TTGCCCCAGCTCTACGGCATCCAGGTCCTGCGCGCGCTCGCGGCGCTGATGGTCGCGGTCCATCACGTCCAGGCCGATGCCGGCTTTCTCGCGGCCAGGGCCGGCACCGCCTTCACGCCCTCGCATGCCTTGCCCTGGAGTGCGGGCGTCGACCTGTTCTTCGTCATCTCCGGCTTCATCATGGTGCATTCCTCGGCGGGGTTGTTCGGCAAGCCGGACGGAGCGCACCTGTTCATCGCCCGGCGCATCGCCCGGATCGTGCCGCTCTACTGGGCCGCGACCACGCTCTTCCTCGTCGTGCTTCTCGCCTCGCCCGCGCTGCTCAATTCCGGCGCGCCGAATCTCCAGCAGATCGCCGCCTCCTATCTGTTCTGGCCAACGGCGAATGCGGCGGGCGAGCTGCAGCCGGTCTATTCGCTCGGCTGGACGCTGAACTACGAGATGCTGTTCTACGTCCTGTTTGGCGCAGCGCTGCTCGCGCCGGGGCGGCTGGTCGTGCCGCTCGTGACTGTGGCGCTCGCCGGGCTGGTCGGAGCGCAGGCTCTGGCCGGACCGCTCGTCCTGCCCTTCAGCTTCTGGGGCCAGCCGATCGTGCTCGAGTTCGCCGCGGGCATGGCGGTCGGCCTGCTCCGGCAGAACGGCCTCAGGCTCGATGGCCGCCTGCGCTGGCTGATGGCGGCAGCAGGCATCGCCCTCTTCGTGCTCGCCTCTGGCGATGGCTGGGCCCAGACCTCCTGGGGCGCGCTTGCCCTGCGCGGTCCCGGTGCGCTGCTCCTCGTCGCAGCCGCGGCCTGCGGACGCAACGTCACCGCCCCGTCGGCGCTGGTGCGCTCGCTCGCACTGCTCGGTGACGCCTCCTATGCGCTCTACCTCGTCCACCCCTTTGCGATGCGGGCACTGCGCGAAGTCTTCGCCCGTCTCGCACCGAGCGCGACAGGCTTCTTTATCGTGCTTGCGCTGGTGGCAGCCGTGCTCGCGGCGCTCGCGGTCTACCAATGGTTCGAGCGGCCGATGACGAAGGCGGTACGGCGGGCGTTGCGGGCTTAG
- a CDS encoding ATP-binding cassette domain-containing protein: MAPLLHLRDVALTFGGQPLLEGAEIAVSAGERVCLVGRNGSGKSTLLKIVAGIVEPDSAERFVQPGATIRYLPQEPDFSGYKTSLAYVEAGLGPGDDAYRAQYLIEELGLTGEEDPASMSGGESRRAALARVLAPEPDILLLDEPTNHLDLPVIEWLEQELKSLRSAMVLISHDRRFLSSLSRATIWLDRGVTRRVERGFGEFEAWRDEVLAQEELDRHKLDRKIAREEDWLRYGVSARRTRNQRRLGELHGLREQRRTARHAVGSVRLEASEAQASGKLVIEAVDIAKAYDGRPVVKDFSLRVARGDCIGIVGPNGAGKTTLINLLTGALKPDSGKVKLGATLEMVTLDQRRESLDPATPLGDALTGGGSDQVMVGGTPRHVISYMKDFLFQPIQRGTAVGALSGGERGRLMLARALAKPSNLLVLDEPTNDLDIETLDLLQELLADYGGTVLLVSHDRDFLDRVVSSTLISDGDGVWTEFAGGYSDMLAQRGRGVGAKARAVPMKGSATASATPAPTASTAAAKRKLSFNEQHALKTLPQQLEKLQAEAGKLNTALAGDLYTRDPKLFAKATARLDEVTREIAQTEERWLELEMLREEIEA, translated from the coding sequence ATGGCTCCTTTGCTCCACCTTCGCGACGTCGCGCTCACCTTCGGCGGCCAACCCTTGCTGGAGGGCGCGGAAATCGCTGTCTCGGCCGGCGAGCGGGTCTGCCTGGTCGGCCGCAACGGCTCCGGCAAGTCGACCCTGCTCAAGATCGTGGCCGGCATCGTCGAGCCCGACAGCGCCGAACGGTTCGTCCAGCCGGGCGCGACCATCCGCTATCTGCCCCAGGAGCCCGACTTCTCCGGCTACAAGACCTCGCTCGCCTATGTCGAGGCGGGCCTGGGTCCCGGCGACGACGCCTATCGCGCGCAGTACCTGATCGAGGAACTGGGCCTGACGGGCGAGGAAGACCCCGCCAGCATGTCGGGCGGCGAATCACGCCGCGCCGCGCTTGCCCGCGTGCTCGCGCCCGAGCCCGATATCCTCTTGCTCGACGAGCCGACCAACCATCTCGACCTGCCGGTGATCGAATGGCTCGAGCAGGAGCTGAAATCCCTGCGCTCGGCCATGGTGCTGATCAGCCATGACCGCCGCTTCCTGAGCTCGCTCTCGCGCGCCACGATCTGGCTCGACCGCGGCGTCACCCGGCGCGTCGAGCGCGGCTTCGGCGAGTTCGAGGCCTGGCGCGACGAGGTGCTGGCGCAGGAGGAACTCGACCGGCACAAGCTCGACCGCAAGATCGCCCGCGAGGAGGACTGGCTGCGCTATGGCGTCAGTGCCCGGCGCACCCGCAATCAGCGCCGGCTCGGCGAACTGCATGGCCTGCGCGAGCAGCGCCGTACCGCCCGTCACGCCGTCGGCTCCGTCCGGCTCGAAGCGAGCGAGGCACAGGCCTCCGGCAAGCTGGTGATCGAGGCCGTCGACATCGCCAAGGCCTATGACGGCCGGCCGGTGGTCAAGGATTTCTCGCTGCGCGTCGCCCGCGGCGACTGCATCGGCATCGTCGGTCCCAACGGCGCCGGCAAGACGACGCTGATCAACCTGCTCACCGGCGCGCTGAAGCCCGATTCAGGCAAGGTCAAGCTCGGCGCCACCCTCGAAATGGTGACGCTCGACCAGCGTCGCGAAAGCCTCGACCCGGCGACTCCGCTTGGCGACGCGCTGACTGGCGGCGGCTCGGACCAGGTCATGGTCGGCGGCACGCCGCGCCATGTCATCAGCTACATGAAGGACTTCCTGTTCCAGCCGATCCAGCGCGGCACCGCGGTCGGCGCGCTTTCCGGCGGCGAACGTGGCCGGCTGATGCTGGCGCGCGCCCTCGCCAAGCCCTCCAACCTGCTGGTGCTCGACGAACCGACCAACGATCTCGACATCGAGACGCTCGACCTCCTGCAGGAATTGCTCGCCGACTATGGCGGCACCGTCCTGCTGGTCAGCCATGACCGCGACTTCCTGGACCGGGTTGTCTCCTCGACCCTAATCTCGGATGGCGACGGCGTCTGGACCGAGTTCGCCGGCGGCTATTCCGACATGCTGGCCCAGCGCGGCCGTGGCGTCGGAGCCAAGGCACGGGCCGTTCCGATGAAGGGATCGGCAACGGCGTCAGCGACGCCCGCTCCAACAGCCAGTACCGCTGCTGCGAAGCGCAAGCTCTCCTTCAACGAGCAGCATGCGCTGAAGACCCTGCCGCAGCAGCTCGAGAAGCTGCAGGCCGAAGCCGGCAAGCTCAATACGGCGCTGGCCGGCGACCTCTACACCCGCGATCCAAAACTCTTCGCCAAGGCGACGGCGAGGCTCGACGAGGTCACGCGCGAGATCGCGCAGACCGAGGAGCGCTGGCTCGAGCTGGAAATGCTGCGCGAGGAGATCGAGGCCTGA
- a CDS encoding glucose 1-dehydrogenase yields MRLKGKTALITGAAQGFGLGIAETFVREGARVAVLDINGDKAREAAKAIGRKAFAVACDVGKAKSVDAAVAKVIKRFERLDIVVNNAGISHRNQPMLDVTEAEFDRVFDVNVKSIFLMARATVPHFREHGGGVILNIGSTAGVRPRPGLTWYNGSKGAANLLSKSMAVELAPDRIRVNAIAPVAGETPLLATFMGEDTPEKRKAFTATIPWGRFSTPQDIANAALFLCSDESEMVTGSILAVDGGRCV; encoded by the coding sequence ATGAGACTCAAGGGCAAGACGGCGCTGATCACCGGCGCGGCGCAGGGCTTTGGCCTCGGCATCGCCGAGACCTTCGTGCGCGAGGGCGCACGGGTCGCGGTGCTCGACATCAACGGCGACAAGGCCCGTGAGGCCGCCAAGGCGATCGGCCGCAAGGCCTTCGCCGTCGCCTGCGATGTCGGCAAGGCCAAGAGCGTCGATGCTGCAGTGGCCAAGGTGATCAAGCGCTTCGAGCGGCTCGACATCGTCGTCAACAATGCCGGCATCAGCCATCGCAACCAGCCGATGCTGGATGTCACCGAGGCCGAGTTCGACCGCGTCTTCGACGTCAACGTGAAGTCGATCTTCCTGATGGCCAGGGCGACGGTGCCGCATTTCCGCGAGCATGGTGGCGGCGTCATCCTCAATATCGGCTCGACCGCCGGCGTGCGCCCTCGCCCGGGCCTGACCTGGTACAACGGCTCGAAGGGCGCCGCGAACCTGCTCTCCAAATCGATGGCGGTCGAACTCGCGCCGGACAGGATTCGCGTCAACGCCATCGCCCCTGTCGCCGGCGAGACGCCGTTGCTCGCGACCTTCATGGGCGAAGACACGCCGGAGAAGCGCAAGGCCTTCACCGCGACGATTCCCTGGGGCCGTTTCTCGACGCCGCAGGACATCGCCAACGCCGCGCTGTTCCTGTGCTCGGACGAGTCCGAAATGGTCACCGGCTCGATCCTGGCGGTCGACGGCGGCCGCTGCGTTTAA
- a CDS encoding metallophosphoesterase — MFTLAHLSDPHLGPLTKFSLRELIGKRATGYVNWRRKRRHAHDMEILGLIVADILAQKPDHIACTGDVSHIGLPTEFKTALSFLDTLGPRDAVSFVPGNHDCYARSSLSALARELAPWCASDGGEAGYPWYRQRGPVALIGMNTGIPTMPLMATGRVGSAQIAVTEKLLAQAKADGLIRVVLIHHPPYVGGARRTRELVDADAFEAMLRRVGAELVLHGHNHRFSLAWRPGLDHDVPIVGVPSASIGLRGGHAELACWHLLRIEGPPTAPRISLERRAFDLDGTVKLLQSMPLTGGGLV, encoded by the coding sequence GTGTTCACGCTCGCGCATCTCTCCGACCCGCATCTGGGGCCGCTGACCAAGTTCTCGCTGCGCGAGCTGATCGGCAAGCGTGCGACCGGATATGTCAACTGGCGACGCAAGCGGCGCCATGCCCATGACATGGAAATCCTCGGGCTGATCGTCGCCGACATCCTGGCGCAGAAGCCCGACCACATCGCCTGCACCGGCGATGTCTCGCATATCGGCCTGCCGACCGAGTTCAAGACGGCGCTCTCCTTCCTCGATACGCTCGGCCCGCGCGACGCGGTCAGCTTCGTGCCGGGCAATCACGATTGCTATGCGCGCTCGTCACTGTCGGCGCTGGCGCGTGAGCTTGCGCCTTGGTGTGCCAGCGATGGCGGAGAAGCCGGCTATCCCTGGTATCGCCAGCGCGGGCCGGTCGCGCTGATCGGGATGAACACCGGCATTCCGACCATGCCGCTGATGGCGACCGGGCGCGTCGGCTCGGCTCAGATCGCCGTCACCGAGAAGCTGCTGGCGCAAGCCAAGGCCGATGGGCTGATCCGCGTGGTACTGATCCACCATCCGCCCTATGTCGGCGGCGCGCGGCGTACGCGCGAGCTGGTCGATGCCGACGCCTTCGAGGCGATGCTGCGCCGGGTGGGGGCGGAGCTCGTCCTGCACGGCCATAACCACCGCTTCTCGCTGGCCTGGCGACCTGGCCTCGATCATGACGTGCCGATCGTCGGCGTGCCTTCGGCCTCAATCGGCCTGCGCGGCGGTCATGCCGAACTCGCCTGCTGGCACCTGCTGCGCATCGAAGGGCCGCCGACGGCCCCTCGCATCAGCCTGGAGCGCCGTGCCTTCGATCTCGACGGCACGGTCAAGTTGCTGCAGTCGATGCCGCTGACGGGCGGAGGGCTGGTCTAG
- a CDS encoding NUDIX domain-containing protein → MPSGLRRLAGKTLHLYFRLRRGMTLGVRAAVLSEAGEVLLVRHTYTPGWHMPGGGVEPDETLLDALAKELREEANIALTGPALLHGVFLNRHVSVRDHVAVFIVRAFTQGAPKQPDHEIAEARFFPLSALPDRTTPGTRRRLAEIIEGNAPPAEW, encoded by the coding sequence GTGCCGAGCGGGCTGCGGCGACTAGCCGGGAAGACCTTGCACCTCTATTTCCGTCTGCGCCGCGGTATGACGCTCGGCGTCCGCGCCGCCGTGCTGAGCGAGGCTGGCGAGGTCCTTTTGGTACGCCACACCTATACGCCGGGCTGGCATATGCCCGGCGGCGGCGTCGAGCCGGACGAGACGCTTCTCGACGCTCTCGCGAAGGAACTGCGCGAGGAGGCCAATATCGCGCTGACCGGCCCGGCGCTGCTGCACGGGGTCTTTCTCAACCGCCATGTCTCCGTGCGCGACCATGTCGCCGTCTTTATCGTGCGCGCGTTCACGCAGGGCGCGCCGAAGCAGCCGGACCATGAGATCGCCGAGGCGCGCTTCTTCCCGCTTTCGGCCCTGCCGGACAGGACAACACCGGGCACACGCCGTCGGCTGGCGGAGATCATCGAGGGAAACGCGCCGCCTGCGGAGTGGTGA
- a CDS encoding cytochrome b: protein MTQGHDPVTPGAGRVTVYSPAARALHWITVAAVFVMIPLGLAMTYRGNTLDIWDRVTDALYSTHKSIGFLVLWLSAGRLIYRLVHGAPSDEPTLEWWQKAASHLVHWALYGLLLIVPLLGWIGVSLFPSLTVFNLFDLPALTAPNEEVAKRVLSIHGWLAILLALLACAHIGAALFHYFIRKDGVLRRMLPGLK, encoded by the coding sequence ATGACGCAGGGGCATGACCCGGTAACGCCAGGCGCGGGACGCGTCACCGTCTACAGTCCGGCGGCGCGCGCGCTGCACTGGATCACGGTCGCGGCGGTGTTCGTGATGATCCCGCTCGGGCTCGCCATGACCTATCGCGGCAACACGCTCGACATCTGGGACAGGGTGACCGATGCGCTCTATTCGACGCACAAGTCGATCGGCTTCCTCGTGCTCTGGCTCAGCGCCGGCCGGCTGATCTATAGGCTGGTCCATGGCGCACCGTCTGACGAGCCGACGCTGGAATGGTGGCAGAAGGCCGCCTCGCATCTCGTGCATTGGGCGCTCTACGGGCTGCTGCTGATCGTGCCGCTGCTCGGCTGGATCGGTGTCTCGCTCTTCCCGTCGCTGACGGTGTTCAACCTGTTCGACCTGCCGGCGCTGACTGCGCCGAACGAGGAGGTCGCCAAGCGCGTGCTCTCCATCCATGGCTGGCTTGCGATCCTTCTGGCGCTGCTGGCCTGTGCGCATATCGGCGCGGCGCTGTTCCACTATTTCATCCGCAAGGACGGCGTGCTGCGCCGGATGCTGCCGGGGCTGAAATAG
- the ribA gene encoding GTP cyclohydrolase II RibA — protein MPQSRKLFDRPGETDLVAVDRALAEFRAARPVLLRQGEELALALSAELAEADLTARLDSLSAGKARLVLSAARLRRLGAKGRAETGILAMPAIDLARIETLALKIDARVDAPVGPAGALDNAALELARLALVLPAVILVPVQAAQVAGEPLIEVSIEAINGYRTAQVARLAIVGRAPVPLEGAPETEFVVFRGGEGLRDQVAIIVGKPDLSTAVPVRLHSACLTGDLFGSLKCDCGDQLRETVQWMAENEGGILLYLDQEGRGNGISNKMRAYKLQSQGWDTYDADEVLGFDLDQRHFDFAAAMLKQLGVSSVTALTNNPLKIGAIKAAGLEVAATQRVLGRPNVHNVRYLASKRDRAGHFIDMDALMARAAPKD, from the coding sequence ATGCCTCAGTCGCGTAAGCTCTTCGACCGGCCGGGTGAAACCGATCTGGTCGCCGTCGACCGCGCTCTCGCCGAGTTCCGCGCGGCCCGCCCGGTACTGCTGCGCCAGGGCGAGGAGCTGGCGCTGGCCCTGTCGGCCGAGCTCGCCGAGGCCGATCTCACCGCCCGTCTCGATTCCCTCTCCGCCGGCAAGGCTCGCCTCGTGCTGAGCGCCGCGCGCCTGCGCCGTCTCGGCGCCAAGGGTCGCGCCGAGACCGGTATCCTCGCCATGCCGGCAATCGATCTTGCCCGCATCGAGACGCTCGCCCTGAAGATTGATGCCCGCGTCGATGCCCCCGTCGGGCCGGCGGGTGCGCTCGACAACGCCGCGCTCGAACTCGCCCGCCTCGCGTTGGTGCTGCCGGCGGTGATCCTCGTCCCGGTCCAGGCCGCGCAGGTCGCCGGCGAGCCGCTGATCGAGGTCTCGATCGAAGCCATCAACGGCTACCGCACAGCGCAGGTCGCGCGCCTTGCGATCGTAGGGCGCGCCCCGGTGCCGCTCGAGGGCGCACCGGAGACCGAGTTCGTCGTCTTCCGCGGCGGCGAGGGCCTGCGCGACCAGGTCGCGATCATCGTCGGCAAGCCGGATCTCTCGACTGCCGTGCCGGTGCGGCTGCACTCAGCCTGCCTGACCGGCGACCTGTTCGGCTCGCTGAAATGCGATTGCGGCGATCAGTTGCGCGAGACCGTGCAGTGGATGGCCGAGAACGAGGGCGGCATCCTGCTCTATCTCGACCAGGAAGGCCGCGGCAACGGCATCTCCAACAAGATGCGCGCCTACAAGCTGCAGAGCCAGGGCTGGGACACCTACGACGCCGACGAGGTGCTCGGCTTCGATCTCGACCAGCGCCATTTCGACTTCGCCGCCGCGATGCTGAAGCAGCTCGGCGTCTCCAGTGTCACCGCACTGACCAACAACCCGCTGAAGATCGGGGCAATCAAGGCCGCCGGCCTCGAAGTCGCCGCGACCCAGCGCGTTCTGGGCCGCCCGAACGTCCACAATGTCCGCTATCTCGCCTCGAAGCGTGATCGCGCCGGCCACTTCATCGATATGGACGCGTTGATGGCGCGTGCTGCGCCCAAGGATTGA
- a CDS encoding TIGR01459 family HAD-type hydrolase, giving the protein MSVPVLMEAGALLARYDVLISDVWGVVHDGVLALDPACDALMRYREGGGTVVLLSNAPGPSAQVTHVIDGKRVPRAAWDRLVTSGDVTRALIAETHLRKAYHIGWAQDRAVFEGFDVEIVGEDEAEFVVATELNDYRTEQPEQYRPLLSRFAKRGLPFICGNPDLVVHVGHDLLPCAGALATIYEELGGHVAWAGKPHRPAYDLALAAAREARGGRDVDPARVLVIGDAVRTDLAGARMMGFDSLFIAGGIHRDETIRDGAVVPEGLARVLAAHRPLPVAAMAALG; this is encoded by the coding sequence ATGAGCGTTCCAGTCCTGATGGAAGCGGGCGCGCTGCTCGCCCGCTACGATGTGCTGATCAGCGATGTCTGGGGCGTCGTCCATGACGGCGTGCTGGCACTCGATCCGGCCTGTGACGCCCTGATGCGCTATCGCGAGGGCGGCGGCACCGTGGTGCTGCTCTCGAACGCGCCGGGCCCGTCGGCGCAGGTCACCCACGTGATCGACGGCAAGCGCGTGCCGCGCGCCGCCTGGGACCGGCTGGTGACCTCGGGCGATGTGACGCGCGCCCTGATCGCCGAGACGCATCTGCGCAAGGCCTACCATATCGGCTGGGCGCAGGACCGGGCGGTGTTCGAGGGCTTCGACGTCGAGATCGTCGGCGAGGATGAGGCGGAGTTCGTCGTTGCGACCGAGCTCAACGATTATCGCACGGAGCAGCCGGAGCAGTACCGGCCGCTGCTGTCGCGCTTCGCCAAGCGGGGGCTGCCGTTCATTTGCGGCAATCCCGATCTCGTGGTCCATGTCGGCCATGATCTGCTGCCCTGTGCCGGGGCGCTGGCGACGATCTACGAGGAGCTCGGCGGCCATGTCGCCTGGGCCGGCAAGCCGCACCGCCCGGCTTATGACCTCGCGCTCGCGGCGGCCCGCGAGGCGCGGGGAGGGCGCGATGTCGATCCCGCCCGCGTGCTCGTCATCGGCGATGCCGTGCGTACCGACCTCGCCGGCGCCAGGATGATGGGCTTCGACAGTCTGTTCATCGCCGGCGGCATCCATCGCGACGAGACGATCCGCGACGGCGCTGTCGTTCCCGAAGGGCTCGCACGCGTGCTGGCGGCGCATCGGCCGCTGCCGGTCGCGGCGATGGCGGCGCTGGGCTGA
- a CDS encoding sugar kinase — translation MTDIVCIGEPLGEFNATRGEAGAYRFGLGGDTSNCAIAAARQGAKVAYIGALGDDEPGRTFRTVWAEEGVDDRHVSTHPTAPTGLYFVSHGPQGHVFSYLRAGSAASLYGPAQLPKELIASAKVIQASGISQAISASACDAVFEAFAIARENGVLTAYDTNLRLKLWPLTRARAIVHAACEMADIVLPGDGDAKLLTGLEQPDAIVDFYLKLGAKVVALTLGHEGSLVATPDSRQRFVPIKVDAIDATGAGDCYDGAFLAEYIRTGDAFAAGAYANVAAALSTQGYGAVAPLPRRADVEARITQEAAGRA, via the coding sequence ATGACGGATATCGTTTGTATCGGTGAGCCCCTCGGCGAGTTCAACGCGACGCGGGGCGAAGCGGGCGCCTACCGTTTCGGCCTCGGCGGCGACACCTCCAATTGCGCGATCGCGGCGGCGCGGCAGGGGGCGAAGGTCGCCTATATCGGCGCGCTCGGCGATGACGAGCCGGGTCGCACGTTCCGGACGGTGTGGGCCGAAGAGGGCGTCGACGACAGGCATGTCTCGACGCACCCCACCGCGCCGACCGGGCTCTATTTCGTCTCCCACGGCCCGCAGGGCCATGTCTTCTCCTATCTGCGCGCCGGCTCGGCCGCGAGCCTCTATGGCCCCGCGCAATTGCCGAAGGAGCTGATCGCCTCGGCCAAGGTGATCCAGGCCTCCGGCATCAGCCAGGCGATCTCGGCGAGCGCTTGCGATGCGGTGTTCGAAGCCTTCGCGATTGCGCGCGAGAACGGCGTGCTCACCGCCTACGACACCAATCTGCGGCTCAAGCTCTGGCCGCTGACGCGGGCGCGGGCGATCGTCCACGCCGCCTGCGAGATGGCCGACATCGTCCTGCCGGGCGACGGCGACGCCAAGCTGCTGACCGGGCTGGAGCAGCCCGACGCCATCGTCGATTTCTATCTCAAGCTTGGCGCCAAGGTCGTCGCGCTGACGCTCGGCCATGAAGGCTCGCTCGTCGCGACGCCGGATAGCCGCCAGCGTTTCGTGCCGATCAAGGTCGATGCGATCGACGCGACCGGTGCCGGCGACTGCTACGACGGCGCCTTCCTGGCCGAATACATCCGCACGGGCGATGCCTTCGCTGCCGGCGCCTATGCCAATGTCGCGGCAGCGCTGTCGACGCAGGGCTACGGCGCGGTAGCACCGTTGCCACGCCGCGCCGACGTGGAAGCGCGTATCACACAAGAGGCGGCCGGCCGGGCATGA